Proteins from a single region of Gossypium arboreum isolate Shixiya-1 chromosome 1, ASM2569848v2, whole genome shotgun sequence:
- the LOC108483151 gene encoding homogentisate 1,2-dioxygenase produces the protein MEKPAAEVIKGEGWGRFPDDLEYHSGFGNHFESEAIAGALPRGQNSPLICPFGLYAEQISGTSFTSPRKLNQRSWFYRIKPSVTHEPFWPREPSHKKLVSEFDGSNTVANPTQLRWKPVDIPDSPTDFIDGLYTLCGAGSSFLRHGFAIHMYTANKSMDNCAFCNADGDFLVVPQQGRLWITTECGRLQVSPGEIVVLPQGFRFVVDLPDGPSRGYVAEVFGTHFQLPDLGPIGANGLAASRDFLAPTAWFEDCPRPGFTIIQKFGGELFNARQDFSPFNVVAWHGNYVPYKYDLSKFCPYNTVLIDHGDPSINTVLTAPTDKLGVALLDFVIFPPRWLVAEHTFRPPYYHRNCMSEFMGLIYGGYEAKADGFLPGGASLHSCMTPHGPDTKTYEATVARGNEAGPHKITDTMAFMFESCLMPRTCPWALDSHFRDLDYYRCWIGLKSHFSHDKTDVKSNDLQNGNKSGCFEH, from the exons ATGGAGAAACCGGCGGCGGAAGTTATAAAAGGCGAAGGTTGGGGGCGTTTTCCCGATGATTTGGAATATCATTCAGGATTTGGCAATCATTTTGAATCGGAAGCGATCGCAGGAGCTCTGCCACGTGGCCAAAATAGTCCTCTTATTTGCCCATTTGGACTCTATGCTGAGCAGATCTCCGGCACTTCCTTTACTTCTCCTCGGAAGCTTAATCAACGCAG TTGGTTCTATAGAATCAAACCATCGGTTACTCACGAGCCGTTTTGGCCTCGTGAACCGAGTCACAAAAAGCTTGTGAGTGAATTTGATGGGTCCAACACGGTAGCAAACCCGACTCAGCTCCGGTGGAAGCCTGTGGATATTCCCGATTCGCCGACGGATTTTATTGATGGTTTATACACACTATGTGGAGCTGGCAGCTCATTCCTTCGCCATGGATTTGCTATTCACAT GTATACTGCCAACAAATCAATGGACAATTGTGCCTTCTGCAATGCAGATGGTGATTTTTTGGTAGTTCCCCAGCAAGGAA GGCTATGGATCACTACTGAATGCGGAAGATTGCAGGTATCTCCTGGTGAAATTGTTGTCTTACCCCAAGGCTTCCGCTTTGTTGTAGATTTGCCTGATGGCCCATCACGTGGTTATGTTGCTGAAGTTTTTGGTACCCATTTTCAACTTCCTGATCTTGGTCCTATAG GTGCTAATGGTCTTGCTGCTTCAAGGGACTTCCTTGCTCCCACAGCCTGGTTTGAGGATTGCCCCCGACCAGGGTTTACTATTATACAAAAGTTTGGAGGAGAACTTTTCAATGCAAGACAAGATTTTTCTCCTTTCAATGTGGTTGCCTGGCATGGTAATTATGTCCCATATAAG TATGATCTTAGCAAGTTCTGCCCTTACAATACTGTTTTAATCGATCATGGTGATCCATCAATAAATACAG TTCTGACGGCACCAACTGATAAACTGGGTGTGGCATTGCTTGATTTTGTCATTTTCCCTCCCCGATGGTTGGTTGCTGAACATACATTCAGACCTCCATATTACCATCGCAATTGCATGAGTGAATTTATGGGCCTAATATATGGTGGATATGAG GCAAAAGCTGATGGTTTTCTGCCCGGTGGTGCTAGCCTTCACAGCTGCATGACTCCTCATGGTCCTGACACCAAGACATATGAG GCCACTGTTGCACGTGGAAATGAGGCCGGACCTCACAAGATCACTGATACAATGGCCTTTATGTTTGAATCATGTTTAATGCCTAGAACCTGTCCATGGGCTCTTGACTCCCACTTCAGGGATCTCGATTATTACCGGTGTTGGATAGGGCTGAAATCCCATTTTTCACACGACAAAACGGATGTTAAAAGCAATGATTTGCAGAATGGAAATAAGAGTGGGTGTTTCGAACATTAA
- the LOC108480530 gene encoding basic leucine zipper 61-like, whose translation MAQLPPKIPNMTQNWPSFPHQRLPTMANFISTTANTATMNASHNHQPSWVDEFLDFSSARRGAHRRSISDSIAFLEQPLVEECRDSNTNHNNNAMITETNVFDRLDDEQLMSMFSDDVAVTMAAAPTLSSSNPSTPTSDQNSNNDEKPVPSLDLQQPKNEPGEVESSCKPEPQAAQPPSTSNGDPIVDPKRVKRILANRQSAQRSRVRKLQYISELERSVTTLQTEVSALSPRVAFLDHQRLILNVDNSALKQRIAALAQDKIFKDAHQEALKKEIERLRQVYQQQQSLKKMNSNNSNNHHAPPQQQPSQPQPTKKEEQL comes from the exons ATGGCACAATTACCTCCAAAAATACCCAACATGACCCAGAATTGGCCTTCTTTTCCACATCAAAGATTGCCTACAATGGCAAACTTCATTTCCACCACTGCCAACACCGCCACTATGAACGCCTCCCACAACCACCAGCCTTCTTGGGTCGACGAGTTCCTCGACTTCTCCTCCGCACGCCGCGGGGCTCACCGCCGTTCCATTAGCGACTCCATCGCTTTCCTCGAGCAACCATTGGTGGAGGAATGCAGGGACTCCAACACCAACCACAACAACAATGCCATGATAACGGAAACCAATGTGTTCGATCGTCTCGACGACGAACAGCTCATGTCTATGTTCTCCGACGACGTTGCCGTCACCATGGCTGCTGCACCGACGTTATCCTCGTCCAACCCTTCCACTCCGACGTCCGATCAAAACAGCAACAATGACGAGAAACCAGTGCCGTCCCTGGATCTGCAGCAGCCCAAGAACGAACCAGGAGAAGTCGAGAGCTCATGCAAACCTGAACCACAGGCTGCTCAACCTCCATCAACCTCTAATGGCGATCCCATCGTTGATCCCAAAAGGGTTAAGAG AATTCTGGCAAACCGGCAATCTGCACAAAGATCAAGAGTTAGAAAGCTGCAATATATTTCTGAACTTGAAAGGAGCGTCACAACATTACAG ACTGAAGTATCAGCATTATCACCAAGGGTTGCATTCTTGGATCATCAAAGACTGATTCTCAATGTTGACAATAGTGCTTTGAAGCAAAGAATTGCAGCTTTGGCTCAAGACAAGATTTTCAAAGATG CTCATCAAGAAGCACTGAAGAAGGAAATTGAAAGGCTAAGGCAAGTGTACCAGCAACAACAAAGCCTCAAGAAAATGAACAGCAACAATAGCAACAACCACCATGCACCACCACAACAACAACCATCACAGCCGCAGCCGACGAAGAAAGAAGAACAACTATAA